In Paenibacillus sonchi, the genomic stretch ATGCGGATTGGGGCAGCGGGACTGTAGAAGGATTGAACGAACTGGGCATCAAAACATTCGTGCAAAATACCAGTGTTAAGGGAGCCACACTCGACAGCTTGTACAAGGACATTGAACAGCTGGGGCAAATCTTTGATGTGCAGGAGAATGCAGCCGCCTATATCGCTGAATTGAAAGAGCGTGCACAATCATTACAGGATAAGGCTGCAGCCAGCGGGGAAAAGACCTTTGCTTATGTGTCGGATGGCGGCAACGGAGCAATTGCCGTATACAGCGGGAACACCGACACGTTTGCCGGAGATGTGCTTGGTCTGCTGGGACTCAAAAACAGCTTCGGTACGGTTACAGGAGAAATCAGCAAAGAACAGCTGATCGCAACTAACCCCGATGTCCTGCTGCTCTCGGTGTATACCGGAGGCGTGGACCCGGAGAAAACGCTGAAGGCTTTTTATGCCGATCCTTCCCTGCAAAGTCTGAAAGCTGTTAAGAACAAAACCATTTATACGATCGACTTCAACCAGTTCTGGGGGTACAGCTACTCCATCTTTGATGGGGCTGAGAAGCTGGTTTCTCAAATAACTGCTAACCAATAAGGGGAGTAAAGAAATCCGTATTTTAGAAGCAGATTGGGCCGTTATCCGTGTGACGGTCCGATCTGTTTTTTTGCGGCCAGCATGTCTATAAAATCTAGCGGA encodes the following:
- a CDS encoding ABC transporter substrate-binding protein produces the protein MKKSFKRYVPLLAVLVMAVMLAACSSGTKNANEPGEAAAPASSAPASTQEAAPSTKTVYPLTIENYTNNGEGTEWKAKPQTFDKAPEKVVANTQGAAELLIKLGLTDKMVGVAALYGAGDPAVQEEFKKIPVISKEYASKELVVGASPDLVLGRSDLYADADWGSGTVEGLNELGIKTFVQNTSVKGATLDSLYKDIEQLGQIFDVQENAAAYIAELKERAQSLQDKAAASGEKTFAYVSDGGNGAIAVYSGNTDTFAGDVLGLLGLKNSFGTVTGEISKEQLIATNPDVLLLSVYTGGVDPEKTLKAFYADPSLQSLKAVKNKTIYTIDFNQFWGYSYSIFDGAEKLVSQITANQ